From the Armatimonadota bacterium genome, one window contains:
- a CDS encoding dipeptide epimerase, which produces MELTTRTIELVKQHPLQISRGTSAGSSNVFVCISDGEHTGIGECAPGVGEDEEDQAQRAVNQIADLAGAGLYDLAIHETYERMNTMGMDAPAMAAVDCALWDLLGKQANTPLYKLFGLCKPFVPTSITIGINPPEVIKERIPEMVKEWTDFEARSLKIKLGNPKGIEADKASYEAAREAAKPFQMSLRIDANGGWSVSEAKHMMAWLADRDCEYVEQPLAKGEEDALPEIFEGRPLPIFLDESIRTSADVPQNADRCDGVNMKLMKTGGLTEALRLVATARAHGLKTMIGCMGESSIAIAAGCSIGALMDYIDLDAHFNLAPDPAGGTKTVAGVVVPTNHPGHGAYLKE; this is translated from the coding sequence CTGGAGCTAACGACAAGAACAATCGAGCTGGTGAAGCAGCACCCGCTGCAGATCAGCAGGGGCACCAGCGCGGGCTCTAGCAACGTTTTCGTTTGCATCTCAGACGGCGAGCACACCGGTATCGGCGAGTGCGCGCCGGGGGTCGGCGAAGACGAGGAAGACCAGGCCCAGCGCGCCGTGAATCAGATCGCGGACCTCGCTGGCGCCGGCCTCTACGACCTGGCGATCCACGAGACCTACGAGCGCATGAACACCATGGGGATGGACGCGCCAGCTATGGCGGCGGTCGATTGCGCGCTGTGGGACCTGCTCGGCAAACAGGCGAACACCCCGCTCTACAAGCTGTTCGGCCTGTGCAAGCCGTTCGTGCCGACCTCGATCACGATCGGCATCAACCCGCCGGAAGTCATCAAGGAACGCATCCCCGAAATGGTCAAAGAGTGGACGGACTTCGAAGCGCGCTCGCTCAAGATCAAGCTCGGAAATCCGAAAGGGATAGAGGCCGACAAGGCGAGCTACGAAGCCGCCAGGGAAGCCGCGAAGCCGTTTCAGATGAGCCTGCGAATCGACGCGAACGGTGGCTGGAGCGTCAGTGAGGCCAAGCACATGATGGCGTGGCTCGCCGACCGCGACTGCGAATACGTCGAGCAACCGCTGGCGAAAGGCGAAGAGGACGCGCTGCCGGAGATCTTCGAAGGCAGGCCACTGCCGATCTTCCTCGACGAGTCGATCCGCACGAGCGCAGACGTCCCGCAGAACGCAGACCGTTGCGACGGCGTGAACATGAAGCTGATGAAGACAGGCGGCCTCACCGAAGCCCTGCGCCTCGTCGCAACTGCGCGTGCACACGGTCTGAAGACGATGATCGGATGCATGGGCGAATCGAGCATCGCAATCGCCGCGGGCTGCAGCATTGGCGCGCTCATGGATTACATCGACCTCGACGCGCACTTCAATCTGGCGCCCGATCCTGCTGGCGGAACAAAGACCGTAGCAGGCGTCGTCGTCCCTACCAACCACCCCGGACACGGGGCCTACTTGAAGGAATAG